Proteins found in one Saccharopolyspora phatthalungensis genomic segment:
- a CDS encoding class I adenylate-forming enzyme family protein, with protein MNSGWQSSNGIEIRDLVSAEARRLWVERGHCPNRDLYSLFVEHTRSHPDREAVIDTAGPVDYASLDEEVRRIAARLADAGLGERDIIAIRLPNDRKAVAAELAVAAVGAVALPYPPGRGSRDTLSLLGRSRARGAIFAAPSDIALQADLPDLSAVFTFGARQAGALTLDEPGPGHWVARPVAPEAPARILVSSGSESEPKMIAYSHNAMAGGRANYVRALHRNGGETPMRNLALVPLGSSFGSLATSVTVAALGGTLLVADTTDPRVALRMISEHRPTHVFGVPTMLRRIADQQPIPGEDLSCLRAVVSSGAALPEVTAEACRRRFDRPVITVYGSSDGVNCHTAATGLAKETGTGLPDPAVADIRILGTDGEPVPAGEAGEICARGPMSPQCYVGSPELDARYRTATGWVRTGDRGLLDGHGRLHVLGRLKQVVVRGGYNISPAEVEQELGAHPRVAEVACVAVPDADLGERLCACVREVPGSRALTLVDITTFLEQERGLERRKLPELLVCVAEMPLGPTGKICRRTLTKLATERYPNPTELLEVSRT; from the coding sequence GTGAATTCTGGTTGGCAGTCGAGCAACGGAATCGAGATCCGCGACCTGGTGTCGGCCGAGGCGCGGCGTCTCTGGGTCGAACGAGGCCACTGTCCGAACCGGGATCTCTATTCGCTGTTCGTGGAGCACACCCGGAGCCACCCGGACCGGGAGGCAGTAATCGACACGGCCGGGCCGGTGGATTACGCCTCGCTCGACGAGGAGGTGCGGCGCATCGCGGCTCGGCTCGCGGACGCCGGCCTGGGCGAGCGCGATATCATCGCGATCCGGCTGCCCAACGACCGCAAAGCGGTGGCGGCCGAACTCGCGGTCGCAGCGGTCGGGGCGGTGGCGCTGCCGTACCCGCCGGGGCGGGGCAGTCGCGACACGCTGAGCCTGCTAGGCCGGTCTCGCGCCCGCGGCGCGATCTTCGCGGCTCCCTCCGACATCGCGTTGCAGGCGGACTTGCCCGACCTGAGCGCGGTTTTCACCTTCGGTGCGCGGCAGGCGGGCGCGCTGACGCTCGACGAGCCAGGCCCGGGGCACTGGGTTGCGAGGCCGGTGGCCCCGGAGGCACCTGCCCGGATCCTGGTGTCCTCCGGGTCCGAGTCCGAACCGAAAATGATCGCGTACTCGCACAATGCGATGGCCGGTGGCCGAGCCAATTACGTGCGCGCATTGCACCGGAACGGCGGCGAGACGCCCATGCGCAACCTCGCCCTGGTGCCGCTGGGGTCGTCGTTCGGATCGCTGGCAACGTCGGTCACCGTGGCTGCCCTCGGCGGCACCCTGCTGGTGGCCGACACCACCGACCCGCGCGTGGCGCTGCGCATGATCAGCGAGCACCGCCCGACCCACGTCTTCGGGGTGCCGACGATGCTCCGGCGCATCGCCGACCAGCAGCCGATACCGGGCGAAGACCTCAGCTGCCTGCGGGCCGTGGTGTCCAGCGGAGCGGCGCTCCCGGAGGTCACCGCCGAGGCGTGCCGTCGGCGCTTCGACCGGCCCGTCATCACCGTGTACGGCTCGTCCGATGGCGTCAACTGCCACACCGCGGCCACCGGCCTCGCCAAGGAAACCGGTACCGGCCTGCCGGATCCGGCGGTGGCCGACATCCGCATCCTCGGCACTGACGGCGAGCCGGTACCGGCCGGCGAAGCCGGCGAGATCTGTGCCCGAGGGCCGATGAGTCCGCAGTGTTACGTCGGGAGTCCGGAGCTCGATGCACGCTATCGGACCGCAACCGGCTGGGTGCGAACCGGCGACCGCGGGTTGCTGGACGGACACGGGCGGCTGCACGTTCTCGGTCGTCTCAAGCAGGTCGTCGTCCGCGGCGGGTACAACATCAGCCCGGCCGAGGTCGAGCAGGAACTCGGTGCGCATCCTCGTGTCGCCGAGGTCGCCTGCGTGGCCGTACCGGATGCCGACCTCGGTGAGCGCCTGTGCGCATGCGTCCGCGAGGTACCGGGCTCCCGTGCGCTGACGCTAGTGGACATCACGACGTTCCTGGAGCAAGAACGGGGACTGGAGCGACGGAAGCTTCCCGAACTGCTCGTGTGCGTGGCGGAGATGCCGCTGGGGCCCACGGGCAAGATCTGCCGACGGACGCTGACCAAGCTCGCAACCGAGCGATACCCCAATCCGACCGAACTACTTGAGGTGAGCAGAACGTGA
- a CDS encoding CoA transferase, translating to MTLSVARVESAVAAQVAARALDQVDDPAVHGVGREIDWAGPVDLPLSDEHTVQAACGIMHVHGRASGAPVALAVDYASATAGVLCAQGVLATLIARYRGMAVTGVRTSVSQAALLALAQYLAAATADDPPEPIEPGTSAFTCADGRRFELETLEPIRWLDFWTRLGAEPAAVGRGWRAFQQRFATATCPMPDALRAEVRRRPFAVVHGAADAAGVDLMGIRDEPDPPTTARPWTLAPFPDTVSTGLGPTADKPLSGVRVVESTRRVQGPMAGHILRLLGADVVRIEPPGGDPMRGIPPIAGTCSARFSALNAGKTVAEIDIKSAPGRRAVHELVAGADVFLHNWAPGKAAQLQLDADDLRRTSPGLVYAWSSGWGDAFGAASPVGTDFLVQAYTGLAAAVCPADEPPLPSLMTLTDVFGGLICAQGVLAALLDRIRTGQGGRVDSSLFSAATAIPRRARRVEWTPLHRPVRTEDGYLALGQDACPDRLARVLGLGASVGHHEIISRIGTKPTGWWLDRLRDSGVSAMPVCTDLRELAMDPRFGRAIAVDEHAFARTPWEFW from the coding sequence GTGACGCTTTCGGTTGCACGCGTCGAATCCGCGGTCGCGGCCCAGGTCGCGGCCCGAGCACTGGATCAGGTGGACGATCCCGCCGTGCACGGCGTCGGTCGCGAGATCGACTGGGCCGGCCCGGTCGACCTCCCGCTGTCCGACGAGCACACCGTCCAGGCGGCGTGCGGCATCATGCACGTCCACGGGCGGGCGAGCGGGGCACCCGTAGCGCTGGCCGTGGACTACGCGTCCGCGACCGCAGGAGTCCTTTGCGCGCAAGGAGTTCTCGCCACGCTGATCGCACGGTACCGGGGCATGGCCGTGACCGGTGTCCGCACTTCGGTGAGCCAGGCGGCACTGCTCGCCCTCGCGCAGTACCTCGCGGCCGCGACCGCCGACGACCCGCCGGAACCCATCGAACCCGGCACGTCTGCCTTTACTTGCGCGGACGGGCGCCGATTCGAGCTGGAGACCCTGGAACCCATCCGGTGGCTGGACTTCTGGACCCGGCTCGGGGCAGAGCCCGCCGCCGTCGGTCGCGGGTGGCGGGCATTCCAGCAGCGCTTCGCCACGGCGACCTGCCCCATGCCCGACGCGCTGCGTGCGGAGGTTCGGCGGAGGCCCTTCGCGGTGGTGCATGGCGCGGCCGACGCGGCCGGGGTTGACCTGATGGGCATCCGAGACGAGCCAGACCCGCCGACGACGGCCCGGCCGTGGACGCTCGCCCCCTTCCCGGACACAGTCTCCACCGGACTCGGGCCCACTGCGGACAAGCCGCTCTCCGGCGTGCGGGTCGTCGAATCGACCCGTCGGGTGCAGGGGCCGATGGCCGGACACATCCTCCGCCTGCTCGGCGCCGACGTCGTGCGCATCGAGCCGCCGGGCGGCGACCCGATGCGCGGCATCCCCCCGATCGCGGGCACGTGTTCGGCGCGGTTCAGCGCGCTCAACGCGGGCAAAACAGTCGCGGAGATCGACATCAAGTCGGCTCCGGGACGCCGAGCCGTCCACGAGCTGGTGGCCGGAGCGGACGTCTTCCTGCACAACTGGGCTCCGGGCAAAGCGGCACAATTGCAGCTGGACGCCGATGACCTGCGCCGCACCAGCCCCGGACTGGTGTACGCGTGGTCATCGGGGTGGGGCGATGCGTTCGGGGCAGCGTCCCCGGTGGGGACCGACTTCCTGGTGCAGGCCTACACCGGCCTTGCGGCGGCGGTGTGCCCTGCCGACGAGCCACCATTGCCGTCGCTGATGACGCTCACCGACGTCTTCGGCGGCCTGATCTGCGCGCAGGGTGTGTTGGCCGCATTGCTCGACCGGATCCGCACCGGACAGGGCGGCCGGGTGGATTCGTCCCTGTTCTCCGCAGCGACCGCCATTCCCCGCCGAGCCAGGCGGGTCGAGTGGACCCCGCTGCACCGTCCCGTCCGCACCGAGGACGGGTATCTCGCATTGGGTCAGGACGCGTGCCCGGACCGGCTCGCGAGGGTGCTGGGACTGGGCGCTTCGGTCGGTCACCACGAGATCATCTCGCGGATCGGCACGAAGCCGACCGGCTGGTGGCTGGACCGGTTGCGCGACTCGGGCGTCTCGGCGATGCCCGTGTGCACCGATCTCCGCGAGCTCGCGATGGATCCGCGTTTCGGCCGGGCGATCGCCGTCGACGAGCACGCATTCGCCCGCACACCGTGGGAGTTCTGGTGA
- a CDS encoding class I SAM-dependent methyltransferase → MGQPTVEDIGYVFDNHNVHSREQHRCLAAAYDPMTLERLAETGVTTGWRCLEIGSGGGTVARWLAERVGPTGEVVATDVKPAHIAERPGLVVVEHDVVTDPLPDNAFDLIVARLVLQHVPERLAVLDKLVRALKPGGWLQIDEFDTSYEPPLLAPDARAEELYRTFLATKSAVMRAGGGDPEWGRRAPAAMRAAGLVDIDPRPRIQLRHAASAGLQLQLHHTYHLRDKLIAAGMTDQQLDDVRALMRDPSFRATSSIMYSIQGRRRQEDPSR, encoded by the coding sequence ATGGGACAGCCCACGGTCGAGGACATCGGTTACGTCTTCGACAACCACAATGTGCACAGCCGTGAACAGCACCGCTGCCTCGCCGCGGCTTATGACCCGATGACCCTCGAACGGCTCGCGGAGACCGGTGTGACCACCGGATGGCGGTGCCTGGAGATCGGCTCCGGCGGGGGCACCGTGGCTCGGTGGCTGGCCGAGCGCGTGGGCCCGACCGGTGAAGTGGTGGCCACCGACGTCAAGCCCGCGCACATCGCCGAGCGTCCGGGACTGGTCGTCGTCGAGCACGACGTGGTCACCGATCCGTTGCCCGACAACGCCTTCGACCTGATCGTCGCCCGCCTCGTGCTCCAGCACGTGCCGGAACGGCTCGCGGTCCTCGACAAGCTGGTGCGGGCGCTCAAACCGGGCGGCTGGCTGCAGATCGACGAGTTCGACACCTCCTACGAACCGCCGCTGCTCGCCCCGGACGCGCGAGCCGAGGAGCTGTACCGGACGTTCCTGGCCACGAAATCGGCCGTCATGCGGGCTGGCGGCGGCGATCCCGAGTGGGGACGGCGAGCCCCGGCGGCCATGCGGGCGGCGGGACTCGTCGACATCGACCCGCGACCGCGCATCCAGCTGCGGCACGCGGCGTCGGCCGGTCTCCAACTTCAGCTACACCACACCTACCACCTGCGGGACAAGCTGATCGCCGCCGGCATGACCGACCAGCAACTCGACGATGTCCGGGCCCTGATGCGGGATCCGTCGTTCCGCGCGACGTCCAGCATCATGTACTCCATCCAGGGCCGCCGTCGGCAGGAGGACCCGAGCCGGTGA
- a CDS encoding AMP-binding protein, translating into MGVLFDECAELGAATRVYLDRPFDIAADAKTDYSVAELAVLVQDAAGWLAAAGAGPGDRVAIVKDNHWDYDLLACAAVRIGAVPAQLSAHLSGDALEILLKRLEPKLLVSTAGLLERCRQVGVDLASFADTAVTLDSAAVLDWAAPGSVALDDLRGHRAPAPVRRHDDQPLVINHTSGTTGVPKLVVHSTRTIIGKLARFETIRYPRIGVRRTDTVVNASAFAHGRTFCWTASVMCLAPKEVSIITQQDPDVVDPVLRAHPPTIIEAMPASFVRFRPLTDRLDNPFRQVRLFVSTYDAMHPPTIRAYLSASRHRSPLWMQGWGQTETGPLTFRFHTRRSVSAALPQSDTRHLGNPVPIKTRLRVVDPDTFDPLPPGRAGLVLAKTGARALTYVGEPDRWAAKQVGSWWNTGDIGIRNRNGSVQLLDREVDRTPQLSCLATEDLLEDRLPQAVECIVLGCAGEEPLPVVVTADGELEQDCWEQAVRGLPRLKSPVVLTWDQVPRTGTGKVRRAALLEQLTGRTKTSGSGRWT; encoded by the coding sequence ATGGGTGTTCTGTTCGACGAGTGCGCCGAGCTGGGCGCCGCGACGCGGGTCTATCTGGACCGGCCGTTCGACATCGCCGCGGACGCCAAGACCGACTACAGCGTTGCCGAGCTGGCCGTGCTGGTCCAGGATGCCGCGGGCTGGCTGGCCGCCGCAGGCGCCGGTCCCGGTGATCGCGTGGCGATCGTGAAGGACAACCACTGGGACTACGACCTGCTGGCCTGCGCGGCGGTGCGCATCGGTGCCGTTCCCGCGCAGCTTTCCGCCCACCTCTCCGGGGACGCGCTGGAGATCCTGCTCAAGCGTCTGGAACCCAAGCTCCTCGTCAGCACCGCCGGGCTACTGGAGCGTTGCCGACAGGTTGGGGTGGACCTCGCGTCGTTCGCTGACACGGCCGTGACGTTGGACTCCGCCGCGGTGTTGGACTGGGCCGCGCCGGGCAGCGTCGCGTTGGACGATCTGCGCGGGCATCGTGCCCCCGCCCCGGTGCGGCGGCACGACGACCAGCCACTGGTAATCAACCACACCTCGGGCACCACCGGGGTGCCCAAGCTCGTGGTGCATTCGACCCGCACGATAATCGGCAAACTCGCGCGGTTCGAGACCATTCGCTACCCGCGAATCGGGGTGCGGCGGACCGACACAGTCGTCAACGCCAGCGCGTTCGCACACGGCCGTACGTTCTGCTGGACAGCGAGCGTGATGTGCCTGGCGCCGAAGGAAGTCTCGATCATCACCCAGCAGGACCCGGACGTCGTGGACCCGGTGCTGCGGGCGCACCCGCCGACCATCATCGAAGCGATGCCCGCTTCGTTCGTCCGCTTCCGGCCGCTGACCGACCGACTGGACAACCCGTTCCGGCAGGTTCGCTTGTTCGTCAGCACCTACGACGCCATGCATCCGCCCACCATCCGGGCCTATCTGAGCGCGAGCCGGCACCGCAGCCCGTTGTGGATGCAGGGGTGGGGGCAGACCGAAACCGGACCGTTGACCTTCCGTTTCCACACCCGCCGGTCGGTGTCCGCGGCGTTGCCGCAGTCCGACACCCGCCACCTCGGGAACCCGGTGCCCATCAAGACGCGGCTGCGGGTGGTCGATCCCGACACCTTCGACCCGCTGCCGCCGGGACGGGCCGGTCTGGTCCTGGCGAAGACCGGGGCCCGCGCGCTCACCTACGTCGGAGAACCGGACCGGTGGGCGGCCAAGCAGGTGGGCAGCTGGTGGAACACCGGAGACATCGGGATCCGCAACCGCAACGGGAGCGTGCAACTGCTGGACCGTGAGGTGGACCGGACACCGCAGCTGAGTTGTCTGGCGACGGAGGACCTTCTCGAAGACCGCCTTCCGCAGGCCGTCGAGTGCATCGTGCTCGGCTGCGCGGGTGAGGAGCCGCTACCGGTCGTCGTCACCGCGGATGGCGAACTGGAGCAGGACTGCTGGGAGCAAGCGGTCCGAGGACTTCCGCGGCTCAAGTCGCCGGTGGTCCTGACCTGGGACCAGGTTCCGCGCACGGGAACCGGGAAGGTGCGGCGCGCTGCCCTACTGGAACAGCTCACCGGTCGCACCAAAACCAGCGGATCCGGCCGCTGGACCTAG
- a CDS encoding NAD(P)/FAD-dependent oxidoreductase, with product MSTDLDVAVVGAGVAGLTTAHELHRAGLQVRVFEQQDHVGGRMHSLRHDGYTIDEGAEQIPLHGYRATWELLNRLRVPITDVPLIGKSIGMWRDGRAHAGVAEKSAAFSGAGLSPRARLDLVRFLAWSARHRDEFDCDHPERSPLGTATVKEFAARYHRDLHDYLLQPVAGSFFGWNTARSTAAPMVSLLLAVGDVGTWRTYRDGMDLLARRLADGLDVVTGSVVRQVVSDRGVVRLFVGGDVVTARSVVLCVPAPIAARLYANPSGEDSAFLSACTFTPTLKVSCLLDRPLAPESSKPLYVLLTPEAEDDALSGIIVDHAKHPGRAPAGKGLLSLMANARTIPELLQAPEQQVVERLTTAARRYVPGLESACREHFVHSFVHGLPEATPEALHRRARFMARPVGPVEYAGDWVMLRPASEGAVRSGALAAARVRSRLRASQPIVA from the coding sequence ATGAGTACCGATCTCGATGTCGCGGTGGTGGGTGCCGGCGTCGCCGGGCTGACCACCGCGCACGAGCTGCACCGCGCCGGGTTGCAAGTCCGAGTTTTCGAACAGCAGGACCACGTTGGTGGCCGGATGCACAGCCTCCGGCACGACGGCTACACCATCGACGAGGGTGCCGAGCAGATCCCGCTGCACGGCTACCGCGCGACGTGGGAACTGCTCAACCGGCTGCGGGTGCCGATCACCGACGTGCCGTTGATCGGCAAGTCCATCGGGATGTGGCGCGACGGCCGTGCCCATGCCGGTGTGGCGGAGAAATCCGCTGCGTTCTCCGGGGCCGGGCTCTCGCCACGCGCCCGGCTCGACCTCGTCCGGTTCCTGGCCTGGTCGGCGCGCCACCGCGACGAGTTCGACTGTGACCACCCGGAGCGCAGCCCGCTGGGAACCGCTACCGTCAAGGAGTTCGCCGCACGCTACCACCGGGATCTGCACGACTATCTCCTGCAACCGGTCGCCGGCAGTTTCTTCGGCTGGAACACCGCGCGCTCCACGGCGGCGCCGATGGTGAGCCTGTTGCTCGCGGTGGGTGACGTGGGAACCTGGCGAACCTACCGGGACGGCATGGACCTGCTCGCCCGCCGGCTCGCCGACGGGCTCGACGTCGTCACCGGCAGTGTGGTTCGCCAGGTCGTCAGCGACCGTGGTGTCGTCCGGCTGTTCGTCGGCGGCGACGTCGTCACGGCGCGATCCGTGGTGCTGTGCGTGCCCGCCCCGATCGCGGCCCGGCTCTACGCCAACCCCTCCGGTGAAGACTCCGCGTTCCTGTCGGCGTGCACCTTCACGCCGACATTGAAGGTGAGCTGCCTGCTGGACCGGCCGCTCGCACCGGAGTCCAGCAAGCCGTTGTACGTGCTGCTCACGCCCGAAGCGGAGGACGACGCGCTGTCCGGCATCATCGTGGACCATGCCAAGCATCCCGGGCGAGCTCCGGCGGGCAAGGGCTTGCTGAGCCTGATGGCCAACGCCCGGACCATCCCGGAGCTGCTGCAAGCACCGGAGCAACAAGTCGTCGAGCGGCTCACCACGGCGGCGCGGCGTTACGTGCCCGGCCTGGAATCGGCCTGCCGAGAGCATTTCGTGCATTCCTTCGTCCACGGCCTGCCCGAAGCCACCCCAGAGGCGCTGCACCGACGCGCGCGTTTCATGGCGCGCCCCGTTGGGCCCGTGGAGTACGCGGGCGACTGGGTGATGCTGCGCCCGGCGAGCGAGGGCGCGGTGCGCTCGGGCGCACTCGCCGCAGCACGCGTCCGCAGCCGACTCCGGGCCTCCCAGCCCATCGTCGCGTAG
- a CDS encoding UbiA family prenyltransferase, whose amino-acid sequence MTSSTDTLTPTAVRPESKFRSYTRLGKLDVYDYYLSILVVLSAVIVPAGRFGPATAAMLVAFLLGEIFVIMALVAFDDLTGFRDGSDIANYGPDNPLRMKLRKPLVAGTLTAREALGFGWVTAAIGGALWVGAIALGPHRAMWTVLLIAVLYVISLQYSYGIKISYHGFQEAFIAALGVALVVAPYGLATGTFSWFVFVQALLFGAGPLMFGVYSNTNDVEGDRAVGRPTVAALVSPRGNAIFVGSLSAAEFLIGAVASASGIAPWWFVFLMLPATVLRARQYFLGFRRDDIMRARKLGFVVHRVSVVLLIAANLLAGWGAAA is encoded by the coding sequence ATGACGAGCAGCACCGATACCCTAACGCCGACGGCAGTTCGGCCGGAGAGCAAGTTCCGCAGCTACACCAGGCTGGGCAAGCTCGACGTCTACGACTACTACCTCAGCATCCTCGTGGTCCTCTCCGCGGTCATCGTGCCCGCAGGGCGGTTCGGGCCCGCCACCGCCGCGATGCTCGTCGCGTTCCTGCTCGGCGAGATCTTCGTGATCATGGCGCTGGTCGCCTTCGACGACCTGACCGGCTTCCGGGACGGCAGTGACATCGCGAACTACGGCCCGGACAACCCGTTGCGGATGAAGCTGCGCAAGCCGCTGGTCGCCGGCACGTTGACGGCTCGCGAAGCCCTCGGCTTCGGCTGGGTCACCGCGGCCATCGGCGGGGCGTTGTGGGTCGGCGCGATCGCGCTCGGGCCGCACCGAGCCATGTGGACGGTGCTGCTGATCGCGGTGTTGTACGTGATCTCCCTGCAGTATTCCTACGGAATCAAGATCAGTTACCACGGTTTTCAGGAAGCCTTTATCGCCGCACTCGGAGTGGCGCTGGTCGTGGCGCCCTACGGCCTGGCGACGGGGACGTTCTCCTGGTTCGTGTTCGTTCAGGCACTGCTGTTCGGGGCGGGCCCGCTGATGTTCGGCGTGTATTCCAACACCAATGACGTCGAGGGCGATCGCGCCGTCGGTCGCCCCACGGTTGCGGCCCTGGTGTCGCCGAGGGGCAACGCGATCTTCGTCGGGTCGCTGTCCGCGGCAGAATTCCTGATCGGCGCGGTCGCTTCCGCGTCCGGGATCGCGCCCTGGTGGTTCGTGTTCCTGATGCTGCCGGCCACGGTCCTTCGAGCGCGCCAGTACTTCCTCGGATTCCGGCGGGACGACATCATGCGCGCCCGCAAGCTCGGGTTCGTCGTGCACCGGGTGTCCGTGGTGCTGCTGATCGCCGCGAACCTGCTCGCCGGTTGGGGTGCCGCCGCATGA
- a CDS encoding class I SAM-dependent methyltransferase: protein MTGEAACPTDEEVAAEWARRAERNGLARVMRASQPAELNAGTTGVTRGIVDEYLRLVAADLRRPVATALEVGCGVGRLTPTLATHADRVTAIDMTPQMLDNARRNCADLTNVDFMLARAEDITWQASMFDVGVSVWVLMHLLDDEQLAKVCTSLAESLRYLVLIEYSGAQIPVSRWSRLRTLEDYLAVLPGAQVLQERSLDYGGDASTAALIRFPDHA from the coding sequence ATGACTGGGGAAGCGGCCTGTCCGACCGATGAGGAGGTCGCGGCGGAATGGGCTCGCCGGGCTGAGCGCAACGGTCTGGCGCGCGTGATGCGCGCTTCGCAGCCTGCCGAGCTCAACGCCGGGACCACCGGTGTGACCCGCGGCATCGTCGACGAATACCTGCGACTCGTGGCCGCGGACCTGCGGCGGCCGGTGGCCACCGCGCTGGAGGTCGGTTGCGGAGTCGGCAGGTTGACCCCCACCCTGGCCACCCACGCGGACCGCGTCACCGCGATCGACATGACGCCGCAGATGCTCGACAACGCCCGGCGAAACTGCGCTGACCTGACCAATGTGGACTTCATGTTGGCCCGGGCGGAAGATATTACCTGGCAGGCAAGCATGTTCGACGTCGGCGTCTCGGTGTGGGTGCTGATGCACCTGCTGGACGATGAGCAGTTGGCGAAGGTGTGCACGTCGCTGGCCGAGTCGCTCCGGTATCTCGTGCTGATCGAGTACAGCGGCGCCCAGATTCCGGTCAGCCGGTGGTCGCGGCTGCGCACGCTGGAGGACTACCTCGCAGTGTTGCCCGGTGCACAGGTCCTCCAGGAACGATCCCTGGACTACGGCGGCGACGCATCGACCGCGGCGCTGATCCGCTTCCCGGATCACGCATGA
- a CDS encoding DegT/DnrJ/EryC1/StrS family aminotransferase — protein MSSGHQIPFFPPDLFEGDRKVMIDLIREIGTGPAQRFILGDHTARFEQLLRDSLGAADVVACGSGTSALGLVLAAMGVRGGDEVVVPAFGCAPLAASVVNLGATPVFADIHPHKMVVDPDEVDRRITDRTKAILPAHMFSIMADMPRFTELAQRRGVRLVEDSAVAQGAVLGGTPAGMWGEAGVFSFVQVKSFGMPGEGGAIVTRDPEIGRRVRMLRNHGQDGKQRFVHHVVGHNSRFDEIQAAFQTYRFDGFAERLQRRAAIADYYTERFAPLAERGVVPPPPDRDGRCYYVYSLQVERRDELRQHLLERGISTHVYYPSPLPAQRAFARFAGPGDRWPNAERASGRILALPIYPHLTDSQVEYITAAVGEFARS, from the coding sequence GTGAGTTCCGGACACCAGATCCCGTTCTTCCCACCGGATCTGTTCGAGGGCGACCGCAAGGTCATGATCGACCTGATCCGGGAGATCGGCACCGGACCCGCGCAGCGGTTCATCCTCGGCGACCACACCGCGCGTTTCGAGCAGTTGCTGCGCGATTCCCTCGGTGCGGCCGACGTCGTCGCGTGCGGCAGCGGGACCTCCGCACTCGGACTGGTGCTGGCGGCGATGGGGGTGCGCGGGGGCGACGAAGTGGTGGTGCCCGCCTTCGGGTGCGCGCCCTTGGCCGCCTCCGTGGTGAACCTCGGGGCGACACCGGTGTTCGCCGACATCCACCCGCACAAGATGGTCGTCGACCCGGACGAGGTGGACCGGCGGATCACCGACCGGACCAAGGCGATCCTACCCGCGCACATGTTCTCGATCATGGCCGACATGCCGCGGTTCACCGAACTCGCGCAGCGCCGCGGCGTCCGGCTCGTCGAGGACTCCGCGGTCGCGCAGGGCGCGGTGCTCGGCGGCACACCGGCGGGCATGTGGGGCGAGGCGGGCGTCTTCTCGTTCGTGCAGGTGAAGTCGTTCGGGATGCCGGGCGAAGGCGGTGCGATCGTCACGCGTGACCCCGAAATCGGGCGGCGGGTGCGGATGCTGCGCAATCACGGGCAGGACGGCAAGCAGCGCTTCGTGCACCACGTCGTGGGGCACAACAGCAGGTTTGACGAGATCCAGGCGGCGTTCCAGACCTACCGCTTCGACGGTTTCGCCGAGCGGTTGCAGCGGCGCGCGGCAATCGCCGATTACTACACCGAGCGATTCGCACCGCTGGCCGAACGAGGTGTGGTGCCGCCGCCACCGGACCGGGATGGCCGCTGCTACTACGTGTATTCGTTGCAGGTCGAGCGGCGCGACGAGTTGCGGCAACACCTGCTGGAGCGCGGCATCAGCACCCATGTCTACTACCCGTCGCCGCTGCCGGCGCAGCGCGCGTTCGCCCGGTTCGCGGGGCCGGGTGATCGGTGGCCGAACGCGGAGCGGGCCAGCGGCCGGATCCTCGCGTTGCCGATTTACCCGCATCTGACCGACTCGCAAGTCGAGTACATCACGGCTGCCGTTGGCGAATTCGCCCGCAGCTAG